The proteins below come from a single Stutzerimonas stutzeri RCH2 genomic window:
- the zwf gene encoding glucose-6-phosphate dehydrogenase: MPGITVESITFSLFGALGDLALRKLFPALYQLDRAGLLHPDTRILALSREGGEPAVHEARIVQALRMRVPAAELDESALERFSARLNYISMDFRRPEDYVALRESVPAERPLIAYFATPAGVYGEICTSLASVGLAEQARVVLEKPIGHDLHSSRGINDAVAEHFPESRIYRIDHYLGKETVQNLIALRFANSLFETQWDQHHISHVEITVAETVGIEGRWGYFDQAGQLRDMVQNHLLQLLCLIAMDPPSNLTADSIRDEKVNVLKALAPITAESIHQRVVRGQYAAGNVAGVSVPGYLDEENSNAQSSTETFVALRADICNWRWSGVPFYLRTGKRMAQKLSQIVIHFKEPPFYIFAPEQRALISNRLIIRLQPDEGISLQVMTKEQGLDKGMHLRSGPLQLNFSETYKSTRIPDAYERLLLEVMQGNQNLFVRRDEIEYAWQWCDQLIEGWNRLGAELKLYPAGSWGPVASIALITRDGRAWYGDL, encoded by the coding sequence ATGCCAGGCATCACGGTAGAATCCATCACCTTTTCGTTGTTTGGCGCCCTGGGCGACCTGGCGCTGCGCAAGCTGTTTCCAGCCTTGTATCAGCTGGACCGAGCCGGTCTTCTGCATCCCGACACACGGATTCTGGCGCTGTCGCGCGAGGGTGGCGAGCCTGCGGTGCATGAGGCGCGGATCGTCCAGGCTCTGCGTATGCGAGTTCCTGCCGCCGAACTTGATGAAAGTGCGCTGGAGCGTTTCAGTGCGCGCCTGAATTACATTTCGATGGATTTTCGCCGGCCAGAGGATTACGTAGCACTGCGCGAATCAGTCCCGGCCGAGCGCCCTTTGATCGCCTATTTCGCGACACCTGCGGGTGTATATGGAGAAATCTGCACGTCCCTCGCCTCGGTAGGGTTGGCCGAGCAGGCACGAGTCGTGCTGGAGAAGCCTATCGGGCACGACCTGCATTCCTCACGGGGCATCAACGATGCGGTTGCGGAGCATTTTCCGGAGAGCCGCATCTATCGCATCGACCATTATCTAGGTAAGGAAACCGTTCAGAATCTGATTGCGCTGCGGTTCGCCAATAGTCTGTTCGAAACGCAGTGGGACCAGCACCACATCTCCCATGTCGAAATCACCGTAGCGGAGACGGTGGGGATCGAAGGGCGCTGGGGCTATTTCGATCAAGCCGGCCAGCTACGCGACATGGTCCAGAACCATCTGCTGCAGTTGCTTTGCCTGATTGCAATGGATCCACCAAGCAACCTCACTGCCGATAGCATTCGTGACGAGAAAGTGAACGTACTCAAAGCGTTGGCGCCGATAACGGCGGAGTCGATCCATCAGCGAGTGGTTCGGGGTCAGTATGCAGCTGGAAACGTTGCCGGTGTTTCGGTCCCGGGCTACCTCGACGAGGAAAACTCCAATGCCCAGAGCAGCACGGAAACCTTCGTGGCCTTGCGTGCCGATATCTGTAACTGGCGTTGGTCGGGAGTGCCGTTCTATCTGCGGACCGGCAAACGCATGGCGCAGAAGCTGTCGCAGATTGTCATCCATTTCAAAGAGCCGCCTTTCTACATCTTCGCGCCCGAACAGCGCGCGCTGATCAGCAACCGCCTGATCATCCGGTTGCAGCCTGACGAGGGTATCTCGCTGCAAGTCATGACCAAGGAGCAGGGGCTGGACAAGGGTATGCATCTGCGCAGTGGGCCGCTGCAGCTGAATTTTTCCGAAACCTACAAGAGCACCCGTATTCCCGACGCATACGAGCGGCTGCTACTTGAGGTCATGCAAGGCAACCAGAACCTTTTCGTCCGTAGGGATGAAATCGAATATGCGTGGCAATGGTGCGATCAGCTTATCGAGGGCTGGAATCGTCTCGGCGCGGAGCTCAAGCTGTATCCGGCGGGCTCTTGGGGGCCGGTCGCTTCGATTGCATTGATTACACGTGACGGGAGGGCGTGGTATGGCGATCTCTGA
- the pgl gene encoding 6-phosphogluconolactonase: MAISELDLPIGVIAHSSADPQRQAELMADCVAGALAYAVQTHGVASLVVSGGRSPITFFEALSKRELNWAKVQISLADERWIPTGEPASNEGLVRRHLLQNAAREARLIGLYQPADSLAQAASLAELALEQLQQPIDVLVLGMGDDGHTASLFPGNPNLAHALRPDCPERCLPMQAPAEPAARLTMTYPLLSCARMQCLAIQGADKLETLRAALHADPLQMPIRAFLYSPLEIYWCP, encoded by the coding sequence ATGGCGATCTCTGAGCTGGATCTACCAATCGGCGTTATCGCGCACAGTTCGGCAGATCCTCAGCGCCAGGCCGAGTTGATGGCTGATTGTGTCGCAGGTGCGCTCGCCTATGCGGTGCAAACCCACGGAGTCGCCAGCCTGGTTGTGTCTGGTGGGCGCAGCCCCATCACGTTCTTCGAAGCGCTTTCCAAACGAGAGCTGAACTGGGCGAAGGTTCAGATCAGCCTTGCCGACGAGCGCTGGATACCAACTGGTGAACCGGCAAGCAACGAGGGATTGGTGCGTCGGCACTTGCTACAGAACGCTGCCCGCGAAGCTCGACTGATCGGGCTTTATCAGCCTGCCGATTCCCTTGCTCAGGCAGCATCGCTGGCCGAGCTCGCCTTGGAGCAGCTGCAGCAGCCCATCGATGTGCTCGTTCTCGGCATGGGCGACGATGGCCACACGGCCTCACTGTTCCCAGGAAATCCGAACCTGGCACATGCGTTGCGGCCGGACTGTCCGGAGCGTTGTCTGCCAATGCAGGCCCCGGCGGAGCCTGCAGCTCGCCTGACAATGACTTATCCGCTTTTATCCTGTGCACGGATGCAGTGCCTGGCTATCCAGGGAGCCGACAAGCTCGAAACCTTGCGCGCGGCATTGCATGCCGATCCGCTGCAAATGCCGATTCGTGCGTTCCTTTATTCTCCGCTCGAGATTTACTGGTGCCCGTGA
- a CDS encoding bifunctional 4-hydroxy-2-oxoglutarate aldolase/2-dehydro-3-deoxy-phosphogluconate aldolase codes for MTMDQKNALIERICVDARILPVITIGSEEQILPLADALAAGGLRTLEITLRSSHGLTAIRRLREERPDLCVGAGTVLDRRMMDEVEATGAQFIVTPGSTREILEAGVSCSVPLLPGISSASDLMEGYALGYRRFKLFPAEVCGGVAALKALGGPFADVRFCPTGGVTAANAASYLALPNVMCVGGTWMIDSTSLGEGDWPSIQQRTAEALAALA; via the coding sequence ATGACCATGGACCAGAAAAACGCTCTGATTGAAAGAATCTGCGTGGATGCGCGGATCCTGCCGGTGATCACGATAGGCAGCGAAGAGCAAATCCTGCCGCTTGCCGATGCGCTTGCCGCTGGCGGTCTGCGCACGCTGGAAATCACCCTGCGGTCCAGTCATGGCCTGACGGCGATTCGGCGGTTGCGCGAAGAGCGGCCCGATCTCTGCGTTGGTGCAGGTACCGTGCTCGACCGACGGATGATGGATGAGGTGGAAGCCACTGGGGCGCAATTCATCGTCACTCCTGGCTCGACCCGGGAGATTCTGGAGGCCGGAGTGAGCTGCTCAGTGCCTCTGCTGCCGGGCATCAGTAGTGCGTCCGATCTGATGGAGGGTTATGCACTCGGCTATCGCCGGTTCAAGCTTTTTCCGGCTGAGGTGTGCGGTGGTGTCGCCGCATTGAAAGCTTTGGGCGGTCCTTTTGCTGACGTTCGCTTTTGCCCGACAGGCGGTGTGACGGCGGCGAATGCTGCTAGTTATCTGGCCCTGCCGAACGTGATGTGTGTGGGTGGAACCTGGATGATCGATAGCACAAGCCTCGGCGAGGGCGACTGGCCAAGCATTCAGCAGCGCACTGCCGAGGCCCTTGCCGCGTTGGCATAG
- the rluB gene encoding 23S rRNA pseudouridine(2605) synthase RluB, which translates to MTEHEETSTHVTHGEKLQKVLARLGMASRRDVEKWIVEGRVKVNGAVASLGQRVDSHDAIAVDGRLLKREEANEVVRRVLIYNKPDGEICTRNDPEGRPTVFDRLPRPKEGRWINIGRLDINTTGLLLFTTDGELANRLMHPSYEMDREYAVRVRGEVDDEMIERLKTGVMLEDGPARFTDIQEAPGGEGFNHWYHCVVMEGRNREVRRLWESQGLVVSRLKRVRFGPVFMTSDLPMGRWREMSQSEVDILSQEVGLKPVALPSMKAKAKEKIDRMQRKVAKPLGRGERRPRVLRSSTEADVAGSDKPRVQRDDQAGRKPRVNEGRSDKTRGTPVAERPGDARKGGKRNDGAGRPSGPGKRPAGDGQRPGFGRSKRT; encoded by the coding sequence ATGACCGAGCACGAAGAAACAAGCACACACGTAACTCATGGCGAAAAGCTGCAGAAGGTTCTGGCCCGCCTGGGCATGGCTTCGCGTCGTGATGTTGAAAAATGGATCGTTGAAGGTCGGGTAAAGGTCAACGGTGCAGTTGCGAGCCTTGGCCAACGGGTCGACTCGCATGACGCCATTGCTGTCGATGGCCGCCTGCTCAAGCGGGAAGAGGCTAATGAAGTCGTACGACGCGTACTGATCTACAACAAGCCCGACGGCGAGATCTGCACCCGCAATGATCCCGAAGGCCGTCCAACGGTTTTTGATCGTTTGCCTCGACCAAAGGAAGGCCGCTGGATCAACATCGGCCGTCTGGACATCAACACAACCGGTCTTTTGCTCTTCACCACCGATGGAGAGCTGGCCAACCGCCTGATGCACCCATCGTATGAAATGGACCGCGAGTATGCGGTACGCGTGCGTGGGGAGGTCGACGACGAAATGATCGAGCGGCTGAAGACCGGCGTCATGCTTGAAGATGGTCCGGCACGCTTTACCGACATCCAGGAAGCGCCTGGCGGTGAAGGGTTCAACCATTGGTATCACTGTGTAGTGATGGAAGGTCGCAATCGTGAGGTTCGTCGGCTTTGGGAATCCCAGGGGTTGGTCGTGAGCCGCCTGAAGCGGGTCCGTTTCGGTCCAGTATTCATGACGTCCGATCTGCCGATGGGACGCTGGCGCGAGATGTCGCAAAGCGAAGTGGACATCCTCAGCCAGGAGGTTGGCCTCAAGCCGGTTGCTCTGCCGAGCATGAAAGCGAAGGCCAAGGAAAAGATCGACCGCATGCAGCGCAAGGTGGCAAAGCCGCTTGGTCGAGGCGAGCGTCGGCCCCGTGTACTTCGCTCGTCAACTGAAGCTGATGTCGCCGGCTCGGACAAGCCGCGGGTGCAGCGGGACGATCAGGCCGGGCGTAAGCCTCGTGTCAACGAAGGGCGTAGCGATAAGACTCGCGGGACACCTGTCGCCGAGCGTCCGGGCGACGCGCGTAAAGGCGGCAAGCGCAACGACGGGGCGGGGCGTCCGTCAGGGCCAGGCAAAAGGCCGGCTGGCGATGGTCAGCGTCCGGGCTTCGGGCGTAGCAAGCGCACCTGA
- a CDS encoding YciK family oxidoreductase, translating into MFEYSARPDLLKGRIILVTGAGRGIGEAAAKAYAAHGATVLLLGKNEDNLNRVYDDIEAAGHPHPAIIPFNLETALPHQYDELAAMIEREFGHLDGLLHNAAIVGPRTPLEQLSGDNFMRVMQVNVNAMFMLTSTLLPLLKLAKDASVIFTSSSVGRKGRAYWGAYAVSKFATEGLMQVLADEVDETAPVRANSINPGATRTDMRAKAYPGENPQVNPLPEEIMPVYLYLMGPDSIGVNGQALNAQ; encoded by the coding sequence ATGTTCGAATACTCCGCCCGCCCCGACCTGCTCAAAGGGCGCATCATTCTGGTAACCGGAGCTGGTCGCGGCATCGGCGAAGCAGCGGCAAAAGCCTACGCCGCTCACGGCGCGACCGTACTACTGCTTGGCAAGAACGAAGACAACCTGAACCGTGTTTATGACGACATCGAAGCGGCCGGCCATCCGCACCCTGCCATCATCCCGTTCAATCTGGAAACCGCCCTGCCGCACCAGTACGACGAGCTGGCGGCGATGATCGAGCGCGAATTCGGCCATCTTGACGGGCTGCTGCACAACGCAGCGATCGTCGGCCCGCGTACGCCACTGGAACAACTGTCCGGCGACAACTTCATGCGTGTGATGCAGGTGAATGTGAACGCGATGTTCATGCTGACCAGCACCCTGCTACCGCTGCTCAAGCTCGCCAAAGACGCTTCGGTGATATTCACATCAAGCAGCGTCGGTCGCAAAGGACGCGCGTACTGGGGCGCCTATGCGGTATCCAAATTTGCCACCGAAGGTCTGATGCAGGTACTAGCGGACGAAGTGGATGAAACCGCGCCGGTGCGCGCCAACAGCATCAACCCCGGCGCAACCCGCACCGATATGCGTGCCAAGGCGTATCCCGGCGAGAACCCGCAGGTCAATCCGCTGCCCGAAGAGATCATGCCTGTCTATCTGTATCTGATGGGGCCGGACAGCATCGGAGTGAATGGTCAGGCGCTGAACGCGCAATAG
- the mupP gene encoding N-acetylmuramic acid 6-phosphate phosphatase MupP, whose product MRLRAVLFDMDGTLLDTAPDFIAVAQAMRVARGLAPVPAQQVRDVVSGGARAMVLSAFDVDPLSDEFEELRLEFLERYQEHCAVHSHLYDGMAELLDEIERSNLLWGVVTNKPLRFAEPIMHQLGLASRSAVLVCPDHVARSKPDPEPMLLACKQLDLDPSAVLFVGDDLRDIESGRAAGSRTAAVRYGYIHPEDNPSNWGADVVVDHPLELRKVLDRAICSC is encoded by the coding sequence ATGCGCCTGCGCGCTGTTCTGTTCGACATGGACGGTACCCTGCTCGATACCGCTCCGGATTTCATTGCCGTCGCACAAGCGATGAGGGTTGCTCGTGGCCTTGCTCCCGTCCCTGCCCAACAGGTCCGTGATGTGGTGTCGGGAGGAGCGAGAGCGATGGTGCTCAGCGCGTTTGACGTCGACCCGCTGTCAGACGAGTTTGAAGAGCTCCGACTCGAATTCCTGGAGCGGTATCAGGAACACTGCGCCGTACACAGCCATCTCTACGATGGTATGGCTGAGCTGCTGGACGAGATCGAACGGTCCAATCTGCTTTGGGGCGTTGTGACCAACAAGCCACTGCGTTTCGCGGAGCCGATCATGCATCAGCTGGGCCTCGCCTCGCGTTCCGCGGTACTGGTCTGTCCTGACCACGTTGCCAGGAGTAAGCCCGATCCGGAGCCGATGCTGCTTGCCTGCAAACAGCTCGATCTCGATCCATCTGCGGTCCTGTTCGTCGGCGACGATCTTCGAGATATCGAGTCCGGTCGCGCGGCAGGCAGTAGAACCGCCGCGGTGCGCTATGGCTATATCCACCCGGAAGACAACCCAAGCAACTGGGGTGCAGACGTGGTCGTGGACCATCCGCTGGAGCTTCGGAAAGTTCTGGATCGAGCCATCTGCAGCTGTTGA
- the ubiG gene encoding bifunctional 2-polyprenyl-6-hydroxyphenol methylase/3-demethylubiquinol 3-O-methyltransferase UbiG, with protein MSNVDHAEIAKFEALAHRWWDRESEFKPLHEINPLRVNWIDEHVSLAGKKVIDIGCGGGILSEAMAQRGAEVTGIDMGEAPLSVARLHLLESGLEIDYRQITAEAMAEEAPEQFDIVTCLEMLEHVPDPASVIRACCALVKPGGQVFFSTINRNPKAYALAIIGAEYVLQLLPRGTHDFKKFIRPSELGAWSRDAGLAVKDIIGLTYNPLTKHYKLSADVDVNYMVQTIKEG; from the coding sequence ATGAGCAACGTCGACCACGCTGAAATCGCTAAATTCGAAGCCCTTGCCCATCGTTGGTGGGATCGCGAAAGCGAATTCAAGCCACTGCACGAAATCAATCCACTTCGCGTGAACTGGATAGACGAGCATGTTTCGCTGGCAGGTAAAAAGGTCATCGACATTGGCTGTGGCGGCGGGATTCTCAGCGAGGCCATGGCACAGCGGGGCGCTGAAGTCACCGGTATCGACATGGGTGAGGCACCGCTTTCCGTAGCGCGACTACATCTTCTTGAGTCGGGCCTGGAGATTGATTACCGGCAGATCACTGCCGAAGCCATGGCAGAGGAAGCACCGGAACAGTTCGATATCGTCACCTGCCTTGAAATGCTCGAGCACGTACCGGATCCGGCATCTGTCATCCGCGCCTGCTGTGCACTGGTAAAGCCCGGCGGCCAAGTGTTCTTTTCAACGATCAATCGCAATCCGAAAGCATATGCGCTCGCCATCATTGGCGCTGAGTATGTGCTTCAGCTACTCCCACGCGGCACCCACGATTTCAAGAAGTTCATCCGCCCTTCGGAGCTCGGCGCCTGGAGCCGCGACGCCGGGCTTGCCGTCAAAGACATAATCGGCCTCACCTACAATCCGCTTACCAAGCATTACAAGCTGTCTGCCGACGTCGACGTCAACTACATGGTCCAGACAATTAAGGAGGGATGA
- a CDS encoding TRZ/ATZ family hydrolase: MLPQCDAPLDLLLFPTWLVPVEPAGVVLKGHGLGIRDGRIALIAPRAEALKQGAIETQELKGMLLAPGLVNAHGHAAMTLFRGLADDLPLQRWLKEHIWPAESRWVDEDFVRCGTELAIAEQLKSGITCFSDMYFHPNVASELVHKHGVRAQITIPVFDFPIPGARDADEALRKGVELFDDLKHHPRITVAFGPHAPYSVADDKLESIRILVAEMDAGIHMHVHETAQEVQDALQKHGERPLARLARLQLLGPRFQAVHMTQVSDDDLALLTEHNCSVIHCPESNLKLASGFCPVERIWEAGVNVAIGTDGAASNNDLDLLGETRTAALLAKAVAGSATALDAHRALRMATLNGARALGIEDHTGSLEVGKFADLVAFDLSGLAQQPIYDPVSQLIYSTSKESARHVWVGGKQLLDNGRLTRIDEQRVIANACQWGDRISSKDRGQR, encoded by the coding sequence ATGCTCCCACAATGCGATGCACCGCTAGACCTACTGCTGTTTCCTACCTGGCTTGTTCCGGTGGAACCGGCCGGGGTAGTGCTCAAAGGGCACGGGCTTGGCATTCGGGACGGACGTATCGCGCTGATAGCACCACGTGCTGAGGCGCTCAAGCAAGGCGCCATCGAAACTCAAGAACTAAAAGGAATGCTACTCGCGCCGGGGTTGGTCAATGCTCACGGGCACGCCGCCATGACGTTGTTCCGTGGACTGGCCGATGACTTGCCGCTACAGCGCTGGCTCAAAGAGCACATCTGGCCGGCCGAATCGCGCTGGGTGGATGAAGACTTCGTTCGCTGCGGCACCGAACTGGCGATTGCCGAGCAATTGAAAAGCGGGATCACCTGCTTTTCAGATATGTACTTTCATCCCAACGTGGCGAGCGAACTGGTCCATAAGCACGGGGTAAGAGCGCAGATCACCATCCCGGTTTTCGACTTCCCTATTCCCGGCGCTCGGGATGCCGATGAAGCGCTACGCAAGGGCGTCGAGCTGTTCGATGACCTCAAGCACCATCCGCGCATCACGGTTGCCTTCGGCCCGCATGCGCCCTATTCAGTGGCGGATGACAAGCTCGAGAGCATCCGTATTCTGGTGGCGGAGATGGACGCAGGCATTCACATGCACGTCCACGAGACCGCCCAGGAAGTTCAAGACGCCTTGCAAAAGCATGGAGAGCGACCGCTGGCGCGCCTGGCGCGATTGCAGCTGCTCGGCCCGCGATTCCAGGCCGTTCATATGACGCAGGTAAGCGACGACGATCTCGCGCTGCTAACCGAGCATAACTGCAGCGTCATCCACTGCCCTGAGTCCAACCTTAAACTAGCCAGTGGTTTCTGCCCGGTTGAACGAATTTGGGAGGCAGGGGTTAATGTGGCTATCGGGACGGACGGGGCCGCGAGCAATAACGACCTGGACCTTTTGGGCGAGACACGCACCGCTGCTTTGTTGGCCAAGGCGGTCGCCGGTTCGGCAACCGCGCTCGACGCGCATCGAGCCTTGCGAATGGCTACGCTCAACGGCGCCCGGGCCCTGGGCATCGAGGACCACACCGGTTCGCTGGAGGTAGGCAAGTTCGCGGACCTCGTCGCTTTCGACCTCTCCGGCCTAGCCCAGCAACCGATATACGACCCGGTGTCCCAGTTGATCTATTCCACCAGCAAAGAGTCCGCTCGTCATGTCTGGGTCGGCGGCAAACAGTTGCTCGACAACGGCCGATTGACTCGGATCGACGAGCAGCGCGTTATCGCAAACGCCTGCCAATGGGGCGACAGAATATCGAGCAAGGACCGAGGCCAAAGGTGA